Proteins encoded within one genomic window of Salipaludibacillus agaradhaerens:
- a CDS encoding nuclease-related domain-containing protein, which produces MAQLVKLSDYVSRYEIDIYRYPSRYVRLKRERWERVRQDWETRKKGFQDLPLWHSYEDNSESFIQKSLRKLPWKKSEIQEEVELPTRTEITHHSLEKLKQSFREELFQFQLNWASSTISEKSHVKRSYYYDKFLYYLLQNLPDTFFVFYEPVFFMKKAPVDLDVIILTPTELWLIKPLSGNDHTIYQTETDRFWKKSENGVEERLLNPFVTLKRMKTVVETILTENHITLPVKMAVVAKDSFIDVPPVSKRVNLVDKRQIENFKKLLLKNQTPIKHQQLKVAETLLAHSLTISENRLQEEIDEEQREETDSRIEND; this is translated from the coding sequence ATGGCACAACTCGTTAAATTGTCTGATTATGTTTCGCGTTACGAAATTGATATTTATCGTTATCCATCACGCTATGTTAGATTAAAAAGGGAACGGTGGGAACGGGTTAGACAAGATTGGGAAACCCGTAAGAAAGGTTTTCAAGATTTACCCTTATGGCACTCCTATGAAGATAATAGCGAATCATTTATTCAGAAATCATTAAGAAAACTTCCATGGAAAAAGTCTGAGATTCAAGAAGAAGTGGAGTTGCCTACAAGAACTGAAATAACGCATCATTCTTTAGAAAAACTAAAACAATCTTTCCGAGAAGAGCTCTTTCAGTTCCAACTTAATTGGGCGAGTTCTACTATTTCAGAGAAATCCCATGTGAAGCGGAGTTATTATTACGATAAGTTTTTATACTACCTCTTGCAAAATCTTCCTGATACTTTTTTTGTCTTCTATGAACCTGTGTTTTTTATGAAGAAGGCACCTGTGGATTTGGATGTCATTATTTTAACCCCAACGGAGTTGTGGTTAATAAAGCCTTTGAGTGGAAATGATCACACTATTTACCAAACAGAGACAGATAGGTTTTGGAAAAAAAGCGAGAATGGTGTAGAAGAGCGATTGTTAAATCCGTTTGTGACATTAAAACGTATGAAGACGGTAGTAGAAACGATCTTAACAGAAAATCATATCACATTGCCTGTGAAAATGGCGGTAGTGGCTAAGGATAGCTTCATTGATGTACCACCAGTGAGCAAGCGAGTTAATTTAGTGGATAAACGGCAAATTGAGAACTTTAAAAAGTTGTTATTAAAAAATCAAACCCCTATAAAACATCAGCAGTTAAAAGTTGCTGAAACATTGCTTGCACATTCTTTAACGATATCAGAAAACCGTTTGCAAGAAGAGATCGATGAAGAACAAAGAGAAGAGACAGATTCAAGGATTGAAAATGATTAA
- a CDS encoding phosphotransferase family protein has translation MKQLEHFMGEGWQLRPAGGATGEAYIAEQGEQKIFIKRNSSPFLAVLSAEGIVPKLLWTKRLENGDVITAQRWVDGHELKATDMNDTRVASLLSKIHQSKDLLHMFKRMGNLALTPEHLLGKLMHKRERANFEDATITEAFKWLVENIPLLSEENYVVCHADINHNNWMSNGENHLYLIDWDCAQVADPALDLAPLLYIYIPKTTWPKWLEIYGVDMSVSLLNRMRWYMIVECIDNILWYRERNGVKEMLKWSDKLKNVLKERD, from the coding sequence GTGAAACAATTGGAACATTTCATGGGTGAAGGATGGCAGTTACGACCGGCTGGTGGGGCTACAGGAGAGGCGTATATTGCCGAACAAGGCGAACAAAAAATCTTTATTAAACGTAATTCTTCACCGTTTTTAGCTGTGCTTTCAGCAGAGGGAATTGTTCCAAAATTGTTATGGACAAAACGCCTTGAAAACGGAGATGTGATCACAGCACAGCGTTGGGTGGACGGTCATGAATTAAAAGCGACTGATATGAATGATACCCGTGTTGCATCTTTGTTATCAAAGATTCATCAGTCCAAAGATCTACTGCATATGTTTAAAAGGATGGGGAATTTGGCTTTAACGCCTGAGCATTTATTAGGTAAGTTAATGCATAAGAGAGAACGTGCAAACTTTGAAGATGCTACTATAACTGAAGCATTCAAGTGGCTTGTAGAAAACATCCCTCTTTTATCTGAAGAGAATTATGTCGTTTGTCATGCTGATATCAATCATAATAACTGGATGAGTAATGGAGAGAACCATCTTTATTTAATTGATTGGGACTGTGCTCAAGTGGCGGATCCAGCCTTAGATCTAGCGCCTCTCTTGTACATCTATATACCTAAAACAACTTGGCCTAAATGGCTTGAAATATATGGAGTGGACATGTCTGTAAGTTTATTAAACCGTATGCGTTGGTATATGATCGTAGAATGTATCGATAATATCTTATGGTATAGGGAACGAAATGGAGTCAAAGAGATGCTAAAGTGGTCTGATAAATTGAAGAATGTCTTAAAAGAAAGAGACTAA
- a CDS encoding YtzH-like family protein, translating to MAINYYHQLTLLKDILANQLTEDYGSHDEFHQLQSLVQSLVQNNATPEDLKQTLLSIEQYAYQHDKEGAHSHLGKVDLDSWIQQVNHESEKFH from the coding sequence ATGGCAATAAATTACTATCATCAATTAACATTATTGAAAGATATTTTGGCTAATCAATTAACAGAAGATTATGGTAGTCATGATGAGTTCCATCAATTACAAAGTCTTGTCCAGTCTCTCGTCCAAAACAATGCTACTCCTGAAGATTTAAAGCAAACTCTTTTGTCCATCGAACAATATGCCTATCAGCATGATAAAGAGGGTGCACACAGTCATTTAGGTAAAGTGGATTTAGATAGTTGGATTCAGCAAGTGAACCATGAATCTGAAAAGTTCCATTAA
- the trmB gene encoding tRNA (guanosine(46)-N7)-methyltransferase TrmB: MRLRNKPWAGEYIESHPAIVEQDPEKWKGRWYERFGNEAPLHIEVGTGKGRFLTEMAKMYPHINYIGVEKYESVLITAVQRAVEENIPNVVFLQKDVSDLTDYFSPKELDRVYINFTDPWPKKKHAKRRLTHEYFLTKYRALLNDRGAIHFKTDNQGLFEYSIESMSKYGMAIENVSLDLHNSDIEGNVMTEYEEKFSNKGMRIFRLEARFK, translated from the coding sequence ATGCGTTTAAGAAATAAGCCATGGGCAGGCGAATATATCGAAAGCCACCCAGCAATTGTAGAGCAAGATCCTGAAAAATGGAAAGGAAGATGGTATGAGAGGTTTGGAAACGAGGCGCCTCTTCATATAGAAGTAGGTACTGGTAAAGGACGGTTCTTGACCGAAATGGCAAAAATGTACCCTCATATCAATTATATCGGTGTGGAAAAATATGAGAGTGTACTTATAACAGCTGTTCAACGAGCTGTTGAGGAAAACATACCGAATGTGGTGTTTTTACAAAAGGATGTCAGTGACTTAACAGACTATTTCAGTCCCAAGGAACTTGATAGAGTATATATTAATTTTACTGATCCATGGCCAAAAAAGAAGCATGCAAAGCGTCGGTTAACTCATGAGTATTTTTTAACAAAATACCGCGCTTTGCTTAATGATAGAGGTGCGATTCACTTTAAAACAGATAATCAAGGGTTATTTGAATATTCTATAGAAAGTATGTCTAAATATGGCATGGCTATCGAAAATGTTAGCTTAGACCTTCATAATAGTGATATCGAAGGAAATGTTATGACGGAATATGAAGAGAAATTTTCGAATAAAGGTATGCGCATATTCCGACTTGAAGCCCGTTTTAAATAA
- a CDS encoding YtnP family quorum-quenching lactonase — protein sequence METWHVSDHMRLTWLNGGVTHMDGGAMFGVVPKPLWGKKYPVNEKNQIELRTDPILIQTGGKNLLVDTGIGNEKLSEKEKRNFGVTQESKIDESLKMLNLSRQDIDHVLMTHMHFDHACGLTIMDNNSLVSAFPNATIHVHKTEWEEMCAPNIRSRNTYFSTNREGIEEQIATFEIDVEVVPGVRLIHTGGHSAGHAILKLSTEDKTIWHLADIMPTHAHLNVLWVLAYDDYPMDSIEAKQAYIPKATQNGEWFIFYHDYRYRAIKWDSNGQQIIDALERNMKNE from the coding sequence ATGGAGACATGGCATGTGTCAGATCATATGAGATTAACATGGTTGAATGGTGGTGTTACTCACATGGATGGAGGTGCCATGTTTGGTGTGGTGCCAAAACCTTTATGGGGTAAAAAGTATCCTGTAAATGAAAAAAATCAAATCGAGCTAAGAACGGACCCGATACTTATCCAAACAGGCGGTAAAAACCTACTTGTGGATACTGGAATCGGCAATGAAAAATTATCTGAAAAGGAAAAACGAAATTTTGGGGTGACGCAGGAATCTAAGATTGATGAAAGTCTCAAAATGCTTAATCTGTCACGTCAGGATATTGATCATGTCTTAATGACTCACATGCATTTTGATCACGCTTGTGGTTTAACAATTATGGATAACAATTCGTTAGTGTCTGCCTTTCCTAATGCTACTATTCATGTTCATAAAACTGAATGGGAGGAAATGTGTGCACCAAATATTCGTTCTCGCAATACGTATTTTTCGACTAATCGAGAAGGCATTGAGGAGCAAATCGCCACGTTTGAAATTGATGTGGAAGTGGTCCCAGGTGTTCGATTAATTCACACTGGAGGGCATAGTGCGGGTCACGCCATTTTAAAGTTGTCAACTGAGGATAAAACGATCTGGCATTTAGCAGATATTATGCCGACCCACGCTCATCTTAATGTTTTATGGGTATTAGCGTACGATGATTATCCAATGGATTCCATTGAAGCAAAACAGGCTTATATCCCTAAAGCGACTCAAAACGGAGAATGGTTTATTTTTTATCACGATTATCGTTATCGAGCCATCAAATGGGATAGTAACGGTCAACAGATAATCGATGCTTTGGAAAGAAATATGAAAAATGAGTAA
- a CDS encoding S8 family serine peptidase codes for MKKSMVKKTVILACSFILLMSSFTLTSEATTEDFKSLTLIEGEYDFTSEELVTVMVQLEEPSLVEAKHTDEVQTQANLTATLNELTDEVTDLLPESDVIREYEYLFSGFALTLREKDVLQLLDIDGVAAVYPSITYEPDTFEPEIIPEESFSPKMMDSAPFIGAPEVWEKYGITGDGVTVAIIDTGVDYTHPDLEHAFGDYKGYDFVDNDDDPQEGAGQYHGTHVAGTVAANGQIKGVAPDASLLAYRTLGPQGGTTADVVAAIELAYKDGVDIMNLSLGNSINDPDFATSLALDWAMEEGVVAVTSNGNSGPDNWTVGSPATSREAISVGATQLPYNTFEANIFTSDNVTYPSVEVMGYANEEDLLALDNTTHTFVNAGLGYEEDFEDIDVQGHVAIIKRGEIPFVDKVENAADAGAVGAIIYNNVSGNLNLYIPGMEIPTLQMNQADGETLLNELREGHDTLTFNITPDGEIGETIADFSSRGPTYGTWMIKPDVAAPGVAIVSTFPDEEYASLQGTSMSSPHVAGAAALLLEAEPDWDTTQVKAALMNTAAPIFDREGVRYPFNTQGAGSIRLVEALTTETLVTPGSHSFGVFDKEKGRQTERQHFEITNLSNERKRYNIDIEFYEGNEHIRVTTSKNLNVKPGGTQKVSMNVQVKPSALTRGYYEGMITLSHGDEKIEIPTILFVMDPDYPHLSYGSINNVHEGIIDFQLQLNRPVDYVETYLFTANLEPVTFLEEFGPLPQGEQHLKIDASSIYKELEPGDYSLVTFIGANEVEEVYVIGDFTVD; via the coding sequence ATGAAAAAGTCTATGGTTAAAAAAACAGTTATATTAGCTTGCAGTTTTATCTTATTAATGAGTAGCTTTACATTAACGAGTGAAGCCACGACGGAAGATTTTAAAAGTTTAACTTTGATAGAGGGAGAGTACGATTTTACCTCAGAAGAATTGGTAACCGTTATGGTTCAGTTGGAAGAGCCTTCTCTTGTGGAAGCAAAGCATACAGATGAAGTCCAAACACAAGCCAATCTGACTGCTACATTAAATGAGCTCACAGACGAGGTAACCGATCTTTTACCAGAGAGTGATGTTATAAGAGAATATGAATATTTATTTTCTGGATTCGCCTTAACATTAAGAGAAAAAGATGTTCTTCAGCTACTAGACATTGATGGTGTGGCAGCTGTTTATCCTTCCATTACTTATGAACCTGATACATTTGAGCCTGAAATCATTCCAGAAGAAAGCTTCTCACCTAAGATGATGGATAGTGCACCATTCATCGGTGCGCCGGAAGTTTGGGAGAAATATGGGATTACGGGAGACGGTGTCACTGTCGCTATCATCGATACTGGGGTTGATTATACCCACCCCGATTTAGAACATGCTTTTGGTGATTATAAGGGGTACGATTTTGTTGATAACGATGATGATCCACAAGAAGGGGCAGGGCAATATCATGGTACCCACGTAGCTGGAACAGTTGCTGCTAACGGTCAAATTAAAGGTGTCGCTCCAGACGCGAGCTTACTTGCTTATCGCACTCTTGGCCCCCAAGGAGGCACCACTGCTGATGTGGTTGCAGCTATTGAGCTGGCCTATAAAGATGGCGTTGACATTATGAATTTATCTTTAGGGAACAGTATAAATGACCCTGACTTTGCCACATCATTAGCGCTTGATTGGGCGATGGAAGAAGGTGTCGTAGCTGTTACCTCTAATGGCAACAGCGGGCCTGACAACTGGACAGTCGGCTCTCCTGCTACAAGTCGTGAAGCTATATCTGTCGGTGCTACTCAACTTCCTTACAATACCTTTGAGGCTAACATTTTCACCAGCGATAATGTTACGTATCCATCTGTTGAGGTGATGGGATATGCCAATGAAGAAGATCTACTAGCCCTTGACAACACCACTCACACATTCGTAAATGCTGGCCTTGGATACGAAGAAGATTTTGAAGACATTGATGTACAGGGACATGTCGCCATCATTAAAAGAGGGGAAATTCCTTTCGTAGATAAAGTTGAAAACGCTGCTGATGCAGGTGCAGTGGGTGCCATAATATATAATAATGTGAGTGGAAATTTAAATCTTTACATTCCAGGTATGGAGATACCAACGTTACAAATGAATCAAGCAGATGGTGAAACACTTCTAAATGAGTTAAGGGAAGGACATGACACCCTCACATTTAATATAACGCCTGACGGGGAAATAGGGGAAACAATCGCTGACTTCTCTTCCCGGGGACCAACTTATGGGACTTGGATGATTAAACCAGATGTAGCAGCACCAGGAGTTGCCATTGTCAGTACTTTCCCAGATGAAGAATACGCCTCATTGCAAGGGACGAGCATGTCTTCACCACATGTGGCAGGGGCTGCAGCTTTACTGCTTGAAGCAGAGCCTGATTGGGATACAACACAAGTAAAAGCAGCCTTAATGAATACAGCTGCCCCTATTTTTGATAGAGAGGGTGTTAGATATCCATTTAATACCCAAGGTGCCGGCAGCATTAGACTCGTAGAAGCATTAACTACGGAAACATTAGTGACACCAGGTTCTCATTCATTTGGCGTATTCGATAAAGAGAAGGGGCGTCAAACAGAAAGGCAGCACTTTGAAATTACAAATTTATCGAATGAACGAAAGCGCTATAACATTGATATCGAATTTTATGAAGGCAATGAGCATATAAGAGTAACCACAAGCAAGAATCTAAACGTTAAACCAGGTGGTACCCAAAAAGTGTCGATGAATGTCCAAGTAAAGCCAAGTGCTTTAACACGTGGTTATTATGAAGGGATGATTACACTATCACACGGGGATGAAAAAATAGAAATACCGACTATTCTGTTCGTCATGGACCCAGACTACCCTCATTTGAGTTATGGGAGCATCAACAATGTCCATGAAGGAATCATCGATTTTCAACTTCAACTAAATCGACCTGTCGATTATGTCGAAACATATTTGTTCACAGCAAATTTAGAACCTGTTACTTTCCTTGAAGAGTTTGGTCCTCTTCCCCAAGGCGAACAGCATTTAAAGATTGATGCCTCTTCCATCTACAAAGAGCTGGAACCAGGCGACTATTCTCTCGTTACGTTTATTGGGGCTAATGAAGTTGAAGAAGTCTATGTGATTGGAGACTTTACTGTGGACTAA
- a CDS encoding PepSY domain-containing protein, with protein sequence MGWKRFAAGVGAGVAVTLLAKNQLDRSEGKLAPEKALKLVKRKTAHLGQIEGSWIHMITEEFEQDHLLFNVYRGGLTCSDTDGNLSAYEFFVDAATGTVLALNKQED encoded by the coding sequence TTGGGATGGAAACGCTTTGCAGCTGGAGTTGGGGCGGGAGTTGCCGTAACACTTCTAGCGAAGAACCAGTTAGACAGATCTGAAGGTAAATTAGCACCTGAAAAGGCCTTAAAATTAGTAAAAAGAAAAACCGCGCATCTTGGTCAAATTGAAGGGTCATGGATACATATGATAACAGAGGAATTTGAACAAGATCATCTCTTATTTAACGTCTATCGTGGCGGACTGACATGTTCTGATACTGACGGAAACCTGTCAGCTTACGAATTTTTTGTAGATGCTGCCACTGGCACCGTTTTAGCACTTAATAAACAAGAAGATTAA
- a CDS encoding M42 family metallopeptidase: MNNETYEMFETLTQLPGAPGFEREVRQYLKKELQKYSDDIIQDRLGGVFGVKKGDEDGPKVMVAGHMDEVGFMVTSINDKGLIQFQTLGGWWSQVLLAQRLHIITDNGPVTGVVGSIPPHLLDEAKRNKPMEIKNMYIDIGADNKEDAERIGVKPGQQIVPVCPMEKMANEKKIMAKAWDNRYGVGLSIELLKALKEESIPNTLYSGATVQEEVGLRGAQAAANMIQPDIFYALDASPANDATGGKDAFGHLGKGALLRIYDRTMITHRGMREFIIDTAETNNIPYQFFISQGGTDAGRVHISNSGVPSAVIGICSRYIHTAASIIHVDDYAAAKELITTLVKQTDKTTLQTIRDNV, encoded by the coding sequence ATGAATAATGAAACGTATGAAATGTTTGAGACGTTGACTCAGCTTCCGGGAGCACCGGGATTTGAGCGTGAAGTAAGACAGTACTTGAAAAAAGAATTGCAAAAATATAGTGATGATATTATTCAAGACCGTTTAGGTGGAGTATTTGGCGTGAAAAAAGGGGATGAAGACGGACCAAAGGTCATGGTCGCCGGTCATATGGATGAAGTAGGTTTTATGGTAACATCGATCAATGACAAAGGATTAATTCAGTTTCAAACGTTAGGTGGTTGGTGGAGCCAAGTGTTACTTGCTCAACGGCTTCACATTATAACAGACAACGGACCTGTGACTGGTGTGGTGGGGTCTATTCCGCCGCATCTTCTTGATGAAGCTAAACGAAATAAACCGATGGAAATTAAGAATATGTATATTGATATTGGAGCAGACAACAAAGAAGATGCTGAACGCATAGGTGTGAAGCCAGGTCAACAAATTGTTCCTGTTTGTCCTATGGAGAAAATGGCAAATGAGAAAAAAATTATGGCTAAGGCTTGGGATAACAGATATGGTGTAGGACTCTCCATTGAATTGTTAAAAGCGTTGAAAGAGGAGTCAATTCCAAATACGCTATATTCAGGGGCGACTGTTCAGGAAGAAGTAGGCTTACGTGGGGCTCAAGCTGCGGCAAACATGATTCAGCCGGATATCTTTTATGCGTTAGATGCAAGCCCAGCTAATGATGCTACTGGAGGAAAAGATGCTTTTGGCCATTTAGGTAAAGGGGCACTTTTAAGAATTTATGACCGTACGATGATTACACATCGAGGAATGAGAGAGTTTATCATTGATACTGCGGAAACAAATAATATTCCATATCAGTTTTTCATTTCTCAAGGTGGGACAGATGCAGGTCGTGTTCATATATCAAATAGTGGCGTCCCTTCAGCTGTTATTGGTATTTGTTCAAGGTATATCCATACTGCTGCTTCTATCATTCATGTCGATGATTATGCAGCGGCCAAGGAATTGATTACGACACTTGTCAAACAAACAGACAAGACAACCCTTCAAACTATTCGTGACAATGTGTAA
- a CDS encoding DUF84 family protein, whose protein sequence is MTILKVGTLNEAKLMSVRDVFGETCEVYGYEVPSGVSAQPLTDEETKQGAVNRAMYLIDKESADIALGLEGGVMVINDHYFLCNWGALATNSGHIFVAGGARIPLPDEVAASIKEGMELGDIMDRYASKLNVRKNEGAVGILTNLQVTRSEMFSHINRLLKGQLERAKKI, encoded by the coding sequence GTGACTATTTTAAAAGTTGGCACACTAAACGAAGCTAAATTGATGTCCGTACGTGACGTATTTGGAGAAACATGTGAGGTATATGGTTATGAAGTCCCTTCTGGTGTATCCGCACAGCCTCTCACTGATGAAGAGACGAAACAGGGAGCCGTTAACAGGGCGATGTATCTTATTGACAAAGAATCAGCTGATATAGCACTAGGACTGGAAGGGGGCGTCATGGTTATAAATGATCATTATTTTTTATGTAACTGGGGAGCTCTTGCAACAAATTCCGGTCACATTTTCGTGGCTGGAGGTGCTCGAATTCCATTACCTGATGAGGTGGCTGCTAGTATAAAAGAAGGGATGGAATTGGGAGACATTATGGACCGGTATGCCAGTAAACTTAATGTTAGGAAAAATGAAGGCGCTGTTGGCATTTTAACGAATTTACAGGTAACGCGATCAGAGATGTTTAGTCATATTAATCGACTGCTTAAAGGGCAGCTTGAGAGAGCTAAAAAGATATAA
- a CDS encoding YtoQ family protein: MELIVYLAGQIHDDWRKTLKDKASEKKLPITFVGPMENHDRSDNIGEEILGQQPNPILKDEAASKMNNLRTRVLMEKSDIVIALFGEKYKQWNSAADAASAVALNKPLILVRPAELHHPLKELSEKAQVTVETIDQALHTLAYIFDND; the protein is encoded by the coding sequence ATGGAACTCATCGTCTATTTGGCTGGACAAATTCATGATGATTGGCGCAAAACATTAAAAGATAAAGCTTCCGAAAAAAAACTCCCAATCACATTTGTGGGTCCGATGGAAAACCACGACCGCTCAGATAATATTGGCGAGGAAATTCTCGGACAGCAGCCAAATCCTATTTTAAAAGATGAAGCTGCTTCAAAAATGAATAACTTACGGACTCGTGTCCTAATGGAAAAATCAGATATTGTGATTGCTCTCTTCGGAGAAAAATATAAACAATGGAACAGTGCTGCAGATGCTGCGTCCGCCGTTGCTTTAAATAAGCCGCTCATTCTAGTCAGACCAGCCGAACTTCATCATCCACTCAAAGAGTTATCTGAAAAAGCACAAGTAACCGTAGAGACGATCGACCAAGCCTTACACACATTAGCTTATATTTTTGATAATGACTAA